Proteins co-encoded in one Patescibacteria group bacterium genomic window:
- a CDS encoding radical SAM protein, producing MNHIEMPIWNKCNNRCVMCTNTEEMIQEDCFTFESVVNYFEEKLKENNYTTLGSISLTGGETTICPYLFKLLNYIRKRFPKVIIRILTNGRMFFYDSFRKECLSYQNIDFAIPLHGHNAEIHDGITQIPGSFHQTIEGLKKLLREKGVNQKVEIRIIANRHNLAIIPNFFEFIKNNFTEADRIVLIFLEFEGKAEVNKNNVGITYTQIQPALEEAKKYFKLFNDFRLYHFPLCALEPSLWPYAWRTLPAEEVVYLAECQKCKLKKYCLGMHKSYLNYIKTPEIKSWLNLDGIKIKATGNFHHPIDSIKIDKTTAHLEALTRLTDFLSYQRSEATKYFFNSMFFRLNKFNSYNAFEIKKMWVKAIKEIKKGKRKDLLSYYINIPFCESKCSYCMTPSVVTKDKESVNRYLARIIKEMAFYKDVFSGVEFNNIYIGGGSPSILNEKQLDNFLVNLFNDYNFSNLGEKTYECNPFTTTRKKLQIIKKFGFDRVSFGVQSLDPRVLKYANRSYQTYELVKKSILDAQSFGFTVNVDLLIGLKGDSHETVRKSFQNIIKLKPDNISLFPLKPTNFYLKKYFKDNEATFYLQIQKKIDRTLKLLQQIAIKFNYTYPDSKKICLSEWYGVNFSPKDKTEQITPYYNIPRPCSMFGIGSFSVSKIIGVNRYQNNSPIKDGFNASNRVYQGVPCKLIDDMRDYVLGHFTKGRPVSKKEFKFFFSKSLIPSFKHAFLALKKFKKVKINKDKVYFLPKDFRKMFIYGLFFWDKDKLIKKLLKNNN from the coding sequence ATGAATCATATTGAAATGCCAATTTGGAACAAGTGTAATAATCGCTGTGTAATGTGCACCAACACGGAAGAAATGATCCAAGAAGATTGTTTTACTTTTGAATCAGTTGTTAATTATTTTGAAGAAAAGTTAAAAGAGAATAACTACACAACACTTGGGAGCATAAGTTTAACTGGCGGCGAAACAACAATTTGTCCTTATTTATTTAAACTACTAAACTACATACGGAAAAGATTTCCAAAAGTTATTATAAGGATTTTAACCAACGGAAGAATGTTTTTCTATGACAGTTTTAGAAAAGAATGCTTGTCTTATCAGAATATTGATTTTGCCATTCCTCTGCATGGCCATAATGCCGAAATTCATGACGGCATCACGCAGATACCCGGCAGTTTTCACCAAACAATAGAGGGGTTAAAAAAGCTGTTGCGCGAGAAAGGAGTAAATCAAAAGGTTGAAATAAGAATTATCGCCAATCGCCATAATTTAGCGATAATACCAAATTTTTTTGAATTCATTAAAAATAATTTTACTGAAGCCGATAGGATTGTTTTAATTTTTTTGGAGTTTGAAGGAAAAGCGGAAGTCAACAAAAACAATGTCGGGATTACATATACGCAGATACAGCCCGCGCTGGAAGAAGCTAAAAAATATTTTAAATTATTTAATGACTTTCGCTTATATCATTTTCCGCTTTGCGCACTGGAGCCGTCTTTATGGCCATATGCTTGGAGAACATTGCCTGCCGAAGAAGTTGTTTATTTGGCGGAGTGCCAAAAATGTAAATTAAAAAAATATTGCTTAGGAATGCACAAAAGTTATCTGAACTATATTAAAACGCCGGAGATAAAGTCATGGTTAAATCTGGATGGAATAAAGATTAAAGCAACTGGAAACTTTCATCATCCAATAGATTCCATAAAAATAGACAAAACAACCGCTCATTTAGAAGCGTTAACCAGGCTAACTGATTTTTTATCTTATCAAAGATCAGAAGCAACAAAATACTTTTTCAATTCAATGTTCTTTCGATTAAATAAATTTAATTCATATAACGCTTTTGAGATTAAAAAAATGTGGGTAAAAGCCATTAAAGAGATTAAGAAAGGCAAAAGAAAAGATTTACTTAGCTATTACATTAACATACCATTTTGCGAATCAAAGTGTAGTTACTGTATGACTCCTTCGGTAGTAACCAAAGACAAGGAATCAGTTAATCGTTATCTCGCGCGGATTATTAAAGAGATGGCTTTTTACAAAGATGTTTTTTCGGGTGTGGAATTCAATAATATTTATATTGGTGGAGGCAGTCCCTCTATATTAAATGAAAAGCAATTAGATAATTTTTTAGTTAATTTATTTAACGATTATAATTTTAGTAATTTGGGCGAAAAAACATATGAGTGTAATCCTTTTACTACTACTCGCAAAAAATTGCAAATTATTAAGAAGTTTGGTTTTGACAGGGTTAGTTTTGGGGTTCAATCTTTAGACCCAAGAGTGTTAAAATATGCCAATCGTAGCTATCAAACTTATGAATTAGTAAAAAAATCAATATTAGACGCGCAATCTTTTGGATTTACAGTTAATGTGGATTTGTTGATCGGCCTTAAGGGCGATAGCCACGAAACAGTTAGGAAGAGTTTTCAAAATATTATCAAATTAAAGCCAGATAATATTTCTTTATTTCCGTTGAAACCGACAAATTTTTATTTAAAAAAGTATTTTAAAGATAATGAAGCAACTTTTTATCTTCAAATTCAAAAAAAAATTGACCGGACATTAAAGTTGCTACAGCAAATAGCTATTAAATTTAACTATACTTATCCGGATTCTAAAAAGATTTGTCTAAGCGAATGGTATGGTGTTAATTTTTCACCCAAAGATAAGACAGAACAAATAACTCCTTATTATAATATTCCTCGTCCATGTTCAATGTTTGGCATCGGCTCTTTTTCCGTTTCAAAAATAATCGGAGTTAATAGATACCAAAATAATTCGCCAATTAAAGATGGATTTAACGCCTCAAACCGCGTCTATCAAGGGGTTCCTTGTAAATTAATAGATGATATGAGAGATTATGTGTTAGGCCATTTTACAAAAGGGCGGCCTGTTTCCAAAAAAGAGTTTAAATTTTTTTTTAGCAAGAGTTTAATTCCTAGTTTTAAACATGCATTTTTAGCGTTAAAAAAGTTTAAAAAAGTCAAAATTAATAAAGACAAAGTATATTTTTTACCAAAAGATTTTAGAAAAATGTTTATTTACGGGCTATTTTTTTGGGATAAAGACAAATTGATAAAAAAATTGTTAAAAAACAATAATTAA
- a CDS encoding pyruvoyl-dependent arginine decarboxylase — protein MKKIKIFLTQGSGEGATEEGAYCKALEKAGMINLNLICLSSVLPHNSKIINKKPNYSYNDYGKKVYVILSQSRTLNKGETICAGLGWIKEEGNSGNGIVVEIQGNSKKKVEKDIKNSLSEIMKYRKEKFKKEINIATEEIICKDKPVCALVIMAFGKAHGWV, from the coding sequence ATGAAAAAAATAAAAATTTTTTTAACCCAAGGAAGCGGCGAGGGAGCCACTGAAGAAGGCGCTTACTGCAAAGCGTTGGAAAAAGCAGGTATGATTAATCTAAATTTAATTTGCTTGTCGTCGGTTCTGCCCCACAACTCTAAGATTATAAATAAAAAACCGAATTATTCTTATAACGATTACGGCAAGAAAGTTTATGTTATTTTATCTCAATCCAGAACCCTTAATAAAGGAGAAACCATTTGCGCTGGCTTAGGTTGGATAAAAGAAGAAGGTAATTCAGGGAATGGAATAGTTGTTGAAATTCAAGGCAATAGCAAAAAAAAAGTTGAGAAAGACATAAAAAATTCATTGAGCGAAATAATGAAATATAGAAAAGAAAAATTTAAAAAAGAAATAAATATCGCGACGGAAGAAATAATATGTAAAGATAAGCCAGTTTGCGCTTTAGTGATTATGGCCTTTGGCAAAGCGCATGGTTGGGTTTAA
- a CDS encoding DUF483 domain-containing protein encodes MLQKIDFIAVKYGLKQLTKECCSTLDELKKINQFCQNQGLFAISNKVKRKNSVFNKEIFFDIYISKDKKIAQRFAKEDPEYSNFATVSQLRDFSEALGYPKCCIDNYLNFDVGNYDEKTKKEILFKRITEKKKNFLLNNFLYGLNFSLSFYQPCSYHCKNALKYNKNILEAVRKENPNYAAEIEKNLRFPLLIWFDALQDSDANDFFHKRIQLLFKGVVNNSSIYYKDVILYRKYPRCNDSFKENQLKEFLLGTHCLVSNDKITIFKRNKILKKLKINNKYHAVLVKFN; translated from the coding sequence ATGTTGCAAAAAATAGATTTTATAGCTGTTAAATATGGCTTAAAACAATTAACGAAGGAATGTTGTAGTACATTAGACGAGCTCAAGAAGATTAATCAATTTTGTCAAAATCAGGGCTTGTTTGCAATTTCTAATAAAGTTAAGAGAAAAAACTCTGTTTTTAATAAGGAAATTTTTTTTGATATTTATATTTCCAAAGACAAAAAAATTGCCCAAAGATTTGCTAAGGAAGATCCAGAATATAGTAATTTTGCCACAGTATCTCAATTAAGAGATTTTTCCGAAGCGTTGGGCTATCCAAAGTGTTGTATAGATAATTATTTAAATTTTGATGTTGGAAATTATGACGAAAAAACAAAGAAAGAGATTCTTTTTAAAAGGATAACTGAAAAGAAAAAGAATTTTCTTTTAAATAATTTTTTATATGGTTTAAACTTTAGTTTAAGTTTCTATCAACCCTGTTCGTACCATTGTAAAAATGCGTTGAAATACAATAAAAATATATTAGAAGCTGTTAGGAAGGAAAACCCGAATTATGCCGCTGAAATTGAAAAAAATTTGCGTTTTCCATTATTAATTTGGTTTGATGCTCTGCAAGACAGCGACGCAAATGATTTTTTTCATAAAAGAATCCAGTTACTTTTCAAAGGCGTTGTAAATAATTCCAGCATCTATTATAAAGATGTAATTCTTTATAGGAAATATCCTCGTTGCAATGATTCTTTTAAGGAAAATCAATTAAAAGAGTTTCTCTTGGGTACTCATTGTCTGGTTAGCAATGATAAAATCACAATTTTTAAGAGAAATAAAATTTTAAAAAAATTAAAAATAAACAATAAATATCACGCCGTATTAGTAAAGTTTAATTAA
- a CDS encoding pyridoxal phosphate-dependent aminotransferase — protein sequence MILKKVKMEDWFIKTGPCKHNFSESGVPDFTLDKFLQKIKINNSFLNNIFLGNNSTWGSLDLRKKISRAYESVKPNDIIVTSGTSEALYIFFNIFLNSKSKVLLLYPAFPLLYLIPQALKAKVHFLDALQYKGKAELLEKLIFKINKIKPNLLILNIPHNPLGFTFNKKEIIEIAEAAKKNKVDILFDEHYRFLPINTSKKIFFSGYGIVKNFYDRVFATGSIIKCAGIVGIRVGWMIADKKTLSKIRDYKDHTTHCVPLISETITGLAINNINKITKDYIRNIKDNWFALKNSRLVKERKIILNYELEGGCVCFPRIRGINTFKLAEILAKEYSISIMPGEVFNKSGYIRINLSQDKDNFRHLLNLIWKIAR from the coding sequence ATGATTTTAAAAAAAGTTAAAATGGAAGATTGGTTTATTAAAACTGGACCCTGTAAGCATAATTTTTCTGAAAGCGGCGTTCCTGATTTTACCTTGGACAAATTTTTACAAAAAATTAAAATAAATAATTCATTTCTCAATAATATTTTTTTAGGAAATAACTCTACTTGGGGTTCCTTAGATTTAAGAAAGAAAATATCGCGCGCGTACGAAAGCGTAAAGCCAAATGATATAATAGTAACCAGCGGAACCTCGGAAGCTTTGTATATCTTTTTTAATATTTTTTTAAATAGTAAATCAAAAGTTCTTCTTTTGTATCCGGCTTTTCCTTTACTCTATCTTATCCCTCAAGCGCTAAAGGCAAAAGTGCATTTTTTGGACGCGTTGCAATATAAGGGGAAAGCGGAATTATTGGAAAAATTGATTTTTAAAATAAATAAAATTAAGCCGAATTTATTAATTCTTAACATTCCTCACAATCCATTGGGCTTTACTTTTAACAAAAAAGAAATAATTGAAATTGCCGAGGCGGCAAAGAAAAATAAGGTTGATATTCTTTTTGACGAACATTATAGATTTTTACCAATCAATACTTCAAAAAAAATATTTTTCTCTGGTTATGGAATAGTTAAAAATTTTTATGACAGAGTATTTGCCACCGGTTCTATTATTAAATGCGCCGGAATTGTGGGAATCAGAGTTGGCTGGATGATCGCCGACAAAAAAACATTAAGCAAAATAAGGGATTATAAAGACCATACAACACATTGTGTTCCATTAATTAGTGAGACAATAACAGGGTTGGCCATAAATAATATAAACAAAATTACCAAAGATTACATAAGAAATATTAAAGATAATTGGTTCGCGTTAAAAAATAGCAGATTAGTAAAAGAAAGAAAAATAATTTTAAATTACGAACTGGAAGGCGGTTGCGTCTGTTTTCCCAGAATAAGAGGCATAAACACTTTTAAATTAGCTGAAATATTAGCCAAGGAATATAGTATTTCAATAATGCCCGGTGAAGTGTTTAATAAAAGCGGATATATAAGGATTAATTTATCCCAAGATAAAGACAACTTTAGACATTTATTAAATCTTATTTGGAAAATAGCGCGGTAA
- a CDS encoding radical SAM protein, translating to MIKYNNYPFYNFHAIKAAYIHASDVCNFQCEICKLPQVRKKSFVPLDVLKIKITKAVSLGLDNIIFTGQEVILHPDIAEIIKFSFNNAKVNYITFNTNGLAFANDSVWEKLESVKKHLHKVYIAVSVNFYNQKTFSNWSGHGSDIFEKWRRGFSRAVNSYLNISGIDIILKKDSNIIKILDFLFQFSNNKKDYQEGVRIINLMPFGHAIGSPYKSLKYKLTGASKKIIQVVNKYPGKIHFEGFPICAFNQNDLKKKKYFIYNFHICHFNGVLAQYDPNIYETYYSGPTENWLINKKELIGAYDKMFYYVDECQNCYYRNKCNGIQREYLKFYSAKNVNDEIKSLKLLNWK from the coding sequence ATGATTAAATACAATAATTATCCGTTTTATAATTTTCACGCGATAAAGGCAGCGTATATTCATGCCTCGGATGTTTGTAATTTTCAGTGCGAGATTTGCAAATTACCTCAAGTAAGAAAAAAATCTTTTGTTCCGTTGGATGTATTAAAGATTAAAATAACTAAGGCGGTTAGCCTTGGTTTGGATAATATTATCTTTACGGGCCAAGAGGTTATTCTTCATCCGGATATTGCTGAAATAATCAAATTTTCATTTAATAACGCTAAAGTAAATTATATAACCTTTAACACTAACGGACTAGCTTTTGCCAACGATTCAGTATGGGAAAAATTAGAGTCGGTTAAAAAACATTTACATAAAGTATACATAGCTGTTTCCGTGAATTTTTATAATCAAAAAACATTTAGTAATTGGTCGGGACATGGGAGCGATATATTCGAGAAGTGGCGCCGCGGCTTTAGTAGAGCCGTTAATAGTTATTTAAATATAAGCGGCATAGATATTATTTTAAAAAAAGATTCTAATATAATTAAAATATTGGATTTTTTGTTCCAATTTTCAAATAACAAAAAAGATTATCAAGAAGGTGTTAGAATAATTAATTTAATGCCTTTTGGTCACGCTATAGGCAGCCCCTATAAGAGCTTAAAATATAAACTAACTGGAGCTAGTAAAAAAATTATTCAAGTAGTTAATAAATATCCTGGAAAAATTCATTTTGAAGGTTTTCCGATTTGCGCGTTTAATCAAAATGACTTAAAAAAAAAGAAGTATTTTATTTATAATTTTCATATTTGTCATTTTAATGGCGTTTTAGCGCAGTACGATCCAAATATATATGAAACTTATTATTCTGGTCCGACTGAAAATTGGCTTATTAATAAAAAAGAACTTATTGGCGCTTACGACAAAATGTTTTATTATGTAGACGAATGCCAGAATTGTTATTATAGAAATAAATGCAATGGCATTCAAAGGGAGTATCTAAAGTTTTATTCCGCGAAAAATGTTAATGATGAAATAAAATCGCTTAAATTATTGAATTGGAAATAA
- a CDS encoding radical SAM protein — protein MNNNVVKQKKWNKVFTVTTEGPCNCRCLGCGTPRLYKPRSTAEILKDIKAGARAGYHVIEIIGGEPTIHPDFLILSEKAREMYKKIYLTSNGITLANNTFAKKVFSIFDSINITLYGHNAKLHESWTKNKGSFIKTTRGIRNCLSVNPKSVLVTHLVWKKNFPYLRQLITRDIKLGVKNIDLLNIQPIGSAKHIFKKLVVPLKELSNFGLNFIDLLDNFESVEIEDYPFCIFPKEILEKTKNNVHIIDIAGQIFLNDKKQINCYDLFMTHNISSGMDSTLKTSKNIKLIKDKMKKYRYHLNACKGCYFINECNGIFEEYVKIFGRKKVEAEIKAIRAKLS, from the coding sequence ATGAATAACAATGTAGTTAAGCAAAAAAAGTGGAATAAAGTTTTTACCGTCACAACAGAAGGTCCTTGTAATTGCCGCTGTCTTGGTTGCGGAACGCCGCGTTTATATAAACCGCGCTCAACGGCTGAGATACTTAAAGATATAAAAGCAGGGGCTCGGGCTGGATATCATGTAATTGAAATTATTGGCGGGGAGCCAACAATTCATCCGGATTTTCTAATACTATCCGAAAAGGCGAGAGAGATGTATAAAAAAATATATTTAACTTCAAATGGGATAACATTAGCGAATAATACTTTTGCGAAAAAAGTTTTTTCTATTTTTGATAGTATTAATATTACGCTTTATGGCCACAACGCAAAATTACATGAATCTTGGACAAAAAATAAGGGCAGTTTTATAAAAACCACACGGGGAATAAGAAATTGTCTTTCCGTAAATCCAAAATCAGTTTTAGTTACTCATCTTGTTTGGAAAAAAAACTTTCCTTATCTCCGTCAATTAATAACGCGCGACATAAAATTAGGAGTAAAGAATATTGATTTGTTAAATATCCAGCCAATAGGAAGCGCTAAACATATTTTTAAAAAATTAGTTGTTCCGCTAAAAGAATTAAGTAATTTTGGATTAAATTTTATTGATTTATTGGACAATTTTGAATCAGTTGAGATTGAAGATTATCCTTTTTGTATTTTCCCAAAAGAAATTTTGGAGAAAACAAAAAATAATGTGCATATAATAGATATTGCCGGCCAAATTTTTTTGAATGACAAAAAGCAAATAAATTGCTACGATCTTTTCATGACGCATAATATTTCTTCAGGAATGGATTCCACGCTAAAAACTTCAAAAAATATTAAATTAATAAAAGATAAAATGAAAAAATACAGATATCATTTAAACGCTTGCAAGGGCTGTTATTTTATTAATGAGTGTAATGGCATTTTTGAGGAATATGTAAAAATTTTTGGGCGGAAAAAAGTTGAAGCAGAAATCAAAGCGATACGCGCGAAATTATCTTAA
- a CDS encoding radical SAM protein produces the protein MKIISCINKKYKYYQEFMFGKKAKDLAADLILDKWEEEIKFIKKNNNKIGLYIHIPYCQSACYFCDCFSIPSSREKADKYTNGLIKEIRRFASIFNGVGFDTLYFGGGTPSILSENALDELLKNLHKYFNFKNAHSSFEGCPKTLNKNKLEILKKYNINRLTIGAQSLDKKVLGSNNRSFTPRKSIKELVEKCKKLGILVNLELICGLKDQSQTSFLNDVVQIVDMKPNQIHLYYFEHNPATLVWHDGTYKGPTVKERISWKNQGLEILERAGYGAFPFSGLADRFDAINVQIYNNRVHNASLLGIGDGATSKINNNFMYGSVFDGDKFIYKKLLKRFIKYSEIFNK, from the coding sequence ATGAAAATTATTAGCTGCATCAACAAAAAATATAAATATTATCAGGAGTTTATGTTTGGCAAAAAGGCGAAAGATTTGGCCGCTGATTTAATATTAGATAAATGGGAAGAGGAGATAAAATTTATAAAAAAAAATAATAATAAAATAGGTCTCTATATCCATATACCTTATTGTCAAAGCGCTTGTTATTTTTGCGATTGTTTTTCAATCCCCAGTTCGCGGGAAAAAGCGGATAAATATACAAACGGCTTAATTAAAGAAATTAGAAGATTTGCTTCAATTTTTAATGGGGTAGGTTTTGACACTCTTTATTTCGGAGGCGGCACTCCTTCAATTCTCTCTGAAAATGCTTTAGATGAATTATTAAAAAATTTACATAAATATTTTAATTTTAAAAACGCCCATTCTTCATTTGAGGGCTGTCCAAAAACATTAAATAAAAACAAGCTTGAAATTTTAAAAAAATACAACATAAATAGATTAACTATAGGCGCGCAATCGTTGGATAAAAAAGTATTAGGATCAAACAATCGATCTTTTACTCCAAGAAAGTCAATCAAAGAGTTGGTTGAAAAATGCAAGAAGCTTGGAATTTTGGTAAATTTAGAGTTGATTTGCGGCTTAAAGGATCAATCGCAAACTTCTTTCTTGAATGATGTTGTTCAAATTGTTGATATGAAGCCAAACCAGATACATTTGTATTATTTTGAACATAACCCAGCGACTTTAGTTTGGCATGATGGCACATATAAGGGTCCAACGGTGAAAGAAAGAATATCTTGGAAAAATCAAGGATTGGAAATACTTGAAAGAGCTGGTTATGGGGCATTCCCTTTTAGCGGGTTGGCAGATCGGTTTGACGCGATAAATGTTCAAATTTACAATAACAGAGTCCATAATGCCAGCCTGTTAGGTATCGGCGATGGCGCCACTTCCAAGATTAACAATAATTTTATGTACGGCAGTGTATTTGACGGAGATAAGTTTATCTATAAAAAACTTTTGAAACGATTTATTAAATATTCGGAAATATTTAATAAATAA